The following nucleotide sequence is from Chloracidobacterium validum.
TGCTGGCCGGGTTGCGCGAGCTGCCCTGCATCGAGATGGATGTTGATGACCGGGCCGTGGCCGAGATTGCCCTGATCGAGAACCTTCAGCGCAAGGACCTCACGCCCTTTGAGGAGGCCGAGGGGCTGACGGCGCTGGCCGAGCGGTTCAGCTACACGCACGAGGAAATGGCGCGCAAGCTTGGCAAGTCGCGGTCCAGCATTACGGAGTCACTGACGATTGGGAGCCTGTCGCCCGAAATCCGGGAGTTGTGTCGGCAGGCTGGCATTACCTCGAAGTCCACGCTTCTGCAGATCGTGCGCCGTCCATCGGATGAAGAGCGGCGGGCGTTGATTGCCCGCATTCGCCAGCTTGGACTCACGCGCGATGCCGTGCGCCAAACCACGAAGTCGGGCAAGCGAGCCGCGCCCTTCAAGTTTCGTTTTCAGGAGCCGTCACGCACGTTCACGCTCGACTTGAAGTTTCGCAAGTCAGACGTTGACAAGTCACAAGTGGTGGCGGCGCTCAAGCGCGTCGTCGCTGAGTTGGAGCAAGAACTGGCAACGGAGCGTCCCGACGCTTCGAGCGGGAGTTAGCGCGCTCCCTGCCCGTGGCTACTTCGCCCGTTTGGCGCGCGCTTGAAGCGCTTTGCGTTGTTGGCGGGCCAGCCAGCGGGCAAAGCGATCGAGGTAGGGGAGCAGCGGGCGCATCAGCCGCATGCGAAAGCTGTTGTCCTGTTCGCGGAGCGCTTCCAATCCCTTGCGGATGTATTCCCGGATGGCCGGCTCATATTCAGTTTTTTTCCGGCCGTGGGAAAAATTGAGGTGGTAGTGTTGCCCCATCAGGGCGAGAAGCGTATGGGTCAGGTTGACCCGCAGGGTGCGCCGGGCAACAAAGCGTTGCCACCAGCCCTTTTGATCCGTGAGAGGGCCGAGCGCGATTTCAAACCAGGCCCCGGAAACTGGTGTTTTGGGGTGGTAAAGCAACGGTAGCTTGTCGCGCTTATCAGCCGGCACGTTGCGGTCGAGGATGCGATCCACGAAGACGACGCGAGTAACCCCGGCGGTGTGGTTGCGGGGCAGGGCCGCAAAGGTGGTTTGGACAAGCTCTTCCAGGTTGAGTTTCGTTTTGTAGGTTGCGCGATTCTCGACTTTGATCATGGTCAGGTGCATCTGATAACGATTAACTAGGCAGGGCTACCGGTGGCAAGCGTCGGTGGAAGCCGTCGCCAGAGGTGAGGTATCCGTTGACCGCCTCATCTGATGACTGCCACGGCTAAACCAATTAAACCGCAACTATCGAGGAAGGGGCAACTCATCCAAGGGACGGCGTATGGCACGGGATATCGTCAAGGAATTTTTGTCTTACTTACGGGTTGAGCGCGGGCTGTCGGCGAACACGCTTGACGCTTATGGGCGCGACCTGGCCAAGCTCGCGCGCTTTGCCACCGAGCAGCAGAAAGAGGTACTGACACTGGAGCGGAAGGATGTGGCCGCCTTTGTCGAGTCGCTGTTCAAAGCCGGGCTTGACGCCCGTTCAGTCGAACGGGCGCTCGTCGTGGTGCGGAACTTTTACAAGTTTTTGGTGCTAGATGGTCATCGCAAGACAGACCCGACGGTGGCGCTCGCGCAGCCAAAGAGTTGGCAAACCCTGCCGAAATTTCTCACGCCAGAAGAAATCGAGAAGCTCTTTCAACAGGCTGACATTACGACTGAAACCGGCGCGCGCGACCGGGCAATACTGGAGCTGCTGTACGCCACGGGTCTGCGAGTCTCTGAACTGTGCAGCTTGAAGATCGGCGACGTGAACCGGGATGTCGGTTACTTGACCTGCTTGGGAAAGGGCAGCAAGGAGCGCCAAGTCCCGATTGGACGCTCTGCCTTGGCGGCGCTCACCCGCTATTTGCAGTTCCGCGCCGCGCGGCAAACCGACCGTGACAACCTCTATCTATTTGTCACGTCGCGCGGCAAACCGCTCACGCGCCAGCTTTGCTGGAAAATGGTTTCTGAATACGGGCAACAGGCCGGGCTGGGAGCGATCACGCCACACATGATCCGACACACCTTTGC
It contains:
- a CDS encoding ParB/RepB/Spo0J family partition protein, which translates into the protein MSKRGLPATVRMRHESHYVEDLWTRTGAPIGRMIPIDRLEPNPAQPRIEFGDLEELTNSIREKGVLEPLLVRPAEVGGRFMIISGERRYRASLLAGLRELPCIEMDVDDRAVAEIALIENLQRKDLTPFEEAEGLTALAERFSYTHEEMARKLGKSRSSITESLTIGSLSPEIRELCRQAGITSKSTLLQIVRRPSDEERRALIARIRQLGLTRDAVRQTTKSGKRAAPFKFRFQEPSRTFTLDLKFRKSDVDKSQVVAALKRVVAELEQELATERPDASSGS
- the xerD gene encoding site-specific tyrosine recombinase XerD; the protein is MARDIVKEFLSYLRVERGLSANTLDAYGRDLAKLARFATEQQKEVLTLERKDVAAFVESLFKAGLDARSVERALVVVRNFYKFLVLDGHRKTDPTVALAQPKSWQTLPKFLTPEEIEKLFQQADITTETGARDRAILELLYATGLRVSELCSLKIGDVNRDVGYLTCLGKGSKERQVPIGRSALAALTRYLQFRAARQTDRDNLYLFVTSRGKPLTRQLCWKMVSEYGQQAGLGAITPHMIRHTFATHLLERGADLRSVQMLLGHADLATTQIYTHVTSERLRETYRKFHPRH